A single Lactuca sativa cultivar Salinas chromosome 8, Lsat_Salinas_v11, whole genome shotgun sequence DNA region contains:
- the LOC122195459 gene encoding secreted RxLR effector protein 161-like, translating to MEPKLKIKKDEDGKKVNLTENRRVVGCLRYLTHTRLDLSFSVGIASRFMEELTTLHFQVVKHILRYVKGTVDYGLNYERGRELEDMVGFTDSDLGGDLVDSKRTSGMIFYLGRNAITWQSQKQKNIDLSMCEAEFMAATTAACQAIWLANLVKELMGHHIIPITIYVDKKSAIALMKNLVFHG from the coding sequence ATGGAACCTaagttgaagatcaagaaggatgaAGATGGTAAAAAAGTTAATCTAACTGAAAACAGGCGAGTGGTAGGTTGTTTGAGGTACTTGACTCACACTCGACTAGACCTGTCATTTTCGGTTGGAATTGCAAGTCGTTTCATGGAGGAACTAACAACTTTGCATTTCCAAGTTGTGAAACACATCTTACGATACGTAAAAGGAACTGTTGACTATGGACTCAACTATGAAAGAGGTCGTGAACTTGAAGATATGGTTGGTTTTACCGATAGTGATCTTGGAGGTGACCTTGTTGATAGCAAGAGAACAAGTGGAATGATTTTCTATCTGGGAAGGAATGCGATAACTTGGCAATCCCAAAAGCAAAAGAATATTGATTTGTCCATGTGTGAAGCCGAGTTCATGGCAGCTACAACAGCAGCATGTCAAGCCATTTGGCTTGCGAATCTTGTGAAGGAGCTCATGGGACATCATATCATTCCTATCACCATATATGTCGATAAAAAGTCGGCAATCGCATTGATGAAAAATCTCGTGTTTCATGGTTGA
- the LOC111903736 gene encoding auxin-responsive protein SAUR21-like, translated as MGIRMPRIIQAKQILQRSLSNGTRASTMPLPKGYFAVYVGEQEKKRFVIPVSLLSQPSFQELLHQAEEEFGYDHPMGGLTIPCSEHTFFDLVNRLVAL; from the coding sequence ATGGGTATTCGTATGCCAAGAATCATTCAAGCAAAACAAATTCTCCAACGGTCTTTGTCAAATGGAACTCGCGCATCAACAATGCCTCTACCAAAAGGGTATTTTGCAGTTTATGTTGGGGAACAGGAAAAGAAGCGCTTTGTGATTCCTGTATCCTTGTTGAGCCAACCTTCATTTCAAGAGTTATTACATCAGGCTGAGGAAGAGTTTGGATATGACCATCCAATGGGTGGCCTCACAATCCCCTGTAGTGAGCACACATTCTTTGATCTCGTAAATCGTCTGGTCGCATTATGA
- the LOC111903735 gene encoding auxin-responsive protein SAUR21 encodes MGIRMPRIIQAKQILQRSLSNGTRASTMPLPKGYFAVYVGEQEKKRFVIPVSLLSQPSFQQLLHQAEEEFGYDHPMGGLTIPCSEHTFFDLANRLGAL; translated from the coding sequence ATGGGTATTCGTATGCCAAGAATCATTCAAGCAAAACAAATTCTCCAACGGTCTTTGTCAAATGGAACTCGCGCATCAACAATGCCTCTACCAAAAGGGTATTTTGCAGTTTATGTTGGGGAACAGGAAAAGAAGCGCTTTGTGATTCCTGTATCCTTGTTGAGCCAACCTTCATTTCAACAGTTATTACATCAGGCTGAGGAAGAGTTTGGATATGACCATCCAATGGGTGGCCTCACAATCCCCTGTAGTGAGCACACATTTTTTGATCTTGCAAATCGTCTTGGCGCATTATGA